DNA from Rubripirellula lacrimiformis:
GTGCGATCGCGCCCTGGAACACTCCGTCATACGAACACGAAAAACACGAACTGCTGGAACTGGCCGCGGACTACGATATTCCGGTGGATGTGCCCTTTTCGAAACTGAAAAAGAAACATCTGCGGCTGATCACCGCCGGGGTTCCTGATCGGAACTTTGGTGGACTGGACGGATTCTTTGCTTGGCTGGATCGCAAAAAATACAAGATGCACATCCGCATCTTCGCATCGCGTTTCCGTTCCTATCGAACCTGCCCGACCTGCGCGGGGAAACGATTCAAACCCGAAGCGCTGGCCTACCGCGTCGGGGATCAAAACATCGCGGATGTGTTGGCGATGCAGGCCGACGAATTGGTCGGACATCTGACATCGCTTGAACTGGGGACGCGTGAGGCCGAGATCGCGTCGGAGCCGATACGGCAGATCTCCGATCGCATCGGGTACCTGCAGGATGTCGGTTTGGGATACTTGCGTCTGGATCGCACGTTGCGCACTTTGTCGGGCGGCGAAACCCAACGGGTCGCGCTGACCTCTGCCCTGGGCAGCAGCCTGGTCAACATGCTGTACGTGTTGGACGAACCGACCGCCGGTTTGCATCCGGCCGACGTGGAACGACTTTCGCACGCCATCGTCGGGCTTCGTGATCGTGGCAATTCGGTGATTGTGGTGGAGCACGATGAAACCATGATCCGTCTTGCGGATCAGGTGATCGAGATCGGGCCGGGGGCGGGAATCGGCGGCGGGACGGTCACGTTCCAAGGCACGTCCGAGGAAATGTTGGCCGATCCCGATAGCCTGACGGGCCAGTTTCTGACCGGCCGACGTGGATGGACGCTGCGGGGCCATCAACCGCGGACCCCACGCGGACACATCACATTGACCGGCGCCCGAGGCCACAACCTCCAGAACATCCGAGTCGAAATCCCCCTGGAGGTGCTGGCGATGGTGACCGGCGTGTCGGGCAGCGGAAAGAGTTCGCTGGTTCAAGACACCCTGTACGGTGCGATCCGAAATCAAAAGTTGGGGGAATCGACCAAGCCGCTGCCGTTCGATTCGATCGGTGGGCTTAGCATGATCGACGATTGTGTGATGGTGGATCAATCGCCCATCAGCCGCTCGGCACGCAGCGCACCGGTAACCTACGTCAAAGCGTTCGACCCGATCCGCAAAGCGTTCGCCGATACGGTCGACGCGCGGACGCGGAACTACTCCGCCGGTCACTTCAGTTTCAACAGCGCCAAGGGACAATGTGAACACTGTGAAGGTGCGGGCGTGCTGGAAATCGACATGCAGTTCTTGGCGGACGTTTCCATGCGTTGCCCCACTTGCCGTGGAACCCGGTACCGCGACGAGATTCTGCAGGTTCGCTACCGTGATCGAACCATCGACGACGTGTTGCAGATGTCGGTGCGTCAGGCCCACTCGTTCTTTCGCGGAGATGCCAAAGTCCAGGATCGGCTGAGCCGCATGTTGGACGTCGGACTCGATTACATCAAACTGGGACAACCCGCCACGACGCTATCGAGCGGGGAAGGTCAACGATTGAAACTGGCCGCGTTCCTGGCCAGCGCCAAGCGACGCCGGACCTTGTTCATCATGGACGAACCGACCACCGGATTGCACTTTGCCGATATCGTCCGTCTGGTCGACTGTTTTGACGCATTGATCGATGACGGGCACAGCTTGTTGTTGGTCGAACACAATTCGCTATTGATGCAAGCGGCGGATCACATCATCGATCTAGGCCCCGGCGCGGCGGACGATGGCGGACAGGTCGTCGCCACGGGCACACCGGCCGAAGTTGCCAAGGTCCGACGCAGTGTGACCGGTCAGATCCTGAGCAAATTGGTCCAGTAACGACGCATCCGTTTATGCATCGTTACTGGCTTGGCTGCGAATCAGTGACGCAACCAGGGCGGTCCAACCGGTTTGGTGGCTGGCGCCGAGTCCCTTTCCGGAATCGGCGTGGAAATACTCGTAGAACAGAACCAGATCTTTCCAGGCGGGATCTTTTTGATACTGTTCGTCGCTGCCGTGCGATGGTCGGAACCCTTCGCTGTCGACTTCGAACAGCGAAATCAGCCGGCCTTCCAATTCGTAAGCGACCTCCTTCAGCGTCATCAGGTTTCCGCTGCCGGTCGGGCATTCAACTTGGAAATCGTCGCCATAGTAACCGTAGTAACGTTTCAGCGACTGGATCAGCAAGAAGTTGGTCGGGAACCAAATCGGGCCCCGCCAATTGCTGTTACCACCGAACATGCCACTGTCGCTTTCGCCGGCGACATAAAACACTTCGTGATGTTCGCCACCAAATTCGAACACAAACGGTTCGTCGCGGTGGGCGGCCGACATGCTGCGGATCCCAAACGGTGACAAGAATTCTTCTTCGTCCAGCATCACCGTGATCAGTTTGCGAAACCGTTCTTCCGATGGGATCGCCAACAGTCGTTTGCTGGCATCACTATCGTCGGGGCATTCCAGTTTCATGTACGTCATGTGTTCGCTGAGCTCGCCGCGGTTTTCCAGGAACCACTTCATGCGGCGTTTGAAACCGGGCAGCTTGTCGATGATCTTCTCTTCCAAAACAACGCCGGTCAGCAGCGGCAACAGTCCCACCAGCGACCGGACACGGATCGGAATCGATTCGCCGTCCACGTACAGGTGGTCGTAATAGAACCCGTCCGTTTCGTCCCACAGCCCCGTCCCGTCCATCGAATTCATCGCTTCGGCGATCGCGACGTAGTGTTCGAAGAACTTGCTTGCCATGTCGCCATAGGCCTGATGGTCTTCGGCAAGTTCCATGGCAATCCGCAGCATCGATCCGCAGTAAAACGCCATCCATGACGTGCCATCGGCCTGTTCTAGGTGGCCTTTGGGCAGCGGTTTGCTGCGGTCGAAAACGCCGATGTTGTCCAGCCCCAGAAATCCGCCGGCAAAGATGTTCTTGCCGCGAGGGTCTTTCTGGTTGACCCACCAGGTGAAATTGATCAGCAACTTTTGGAACGCACGTGCCAGGAACGCGCGGTCCCGTTGCAGGGGCGCACCGGTTGCTTTGTAAATTTCCCAAACGCCCCACGCATGGACAGGCGGATTGACGTCACCCAATTGCCATTCGTAGGCCGGGATCTGGCCGCTGGGATGCATGTACCATTCCCGCAGGAACAGGATCATTTGTTCCTTGGCGAAATGGGGATCCAGTTTTGCAAATGGAACCATGTGGAACGCCAAATCCCAGGCGGCGTACCAAGGGTATTCCCATTTGTCGGGCATCGAGATCACGTCGCGGTTGAACAGGTGCCGCCAATCGCTATTGCGTCCCTGCTTCCGTGCCGGGTTGGCCGGCGCTCCGTTGGGGTCACCGTCTAACCACGTGCTGACGACGTAGTGGTAGAACTGTTTGGTCCACAGCAACCCCGCATAGGCTTGCCGCATGATCGCTTTGCGTTCAGCTGAAATCGCGTCATCGATCACCGTCGAATAGAACTCGTCCGCCTCTTCGATCCGTTTTTCGAACGTTTGGTCGAACGAATCATCGAAGGCTAGTTCGGAATACCGTTTCGAGTCCTTGCCGGCTTTGTCGGCGATCAATGGTTCGTCGACGTGCGTCATTCGCAATCGCACGGTGACCGATTCGCCCGCACCGACCATCAACAGTCCATAGGCACCACATTTGGTACCGCGCTGATTGGGGTTCACCGCTTTGGTGTCGCCAGCGACGATATAGTCGTTCAGGCCGTCTTTGAAAAATTCGGATTCGCTGGGCAGCCCAGGGTGCCGCCGCGTGTTGGTTTCGTTGTCGGTGAACAGCCATGTCCATGCACCGGAGGTTCCGGCCTGGCCGGTTTGTTCACAGGTGCACCAGACCTGTCCGAGCGATTCGTGATTGGTTTGAACGACGTTGTCGACCAATCGCATGGTGGGCCGGGTGGTACAGCCTTCGTCGGTGCAGTGCCAGGTCCAGGTGTTGCGAAAGAACCACTGTGGCATCACATGCATCACCGCCGGTTGCGGACCACGGTTGGTGACGGTCAAACGGATCAGCAGATCGTCGGGGCCTGCTTTGGCGTATTCCGCCATCACGTCAAAGTAGCGTGAATCATCAAACGCAGGTGAATCCAACAGCTCGTATTCGGGTTCGTGCCGGTTGCGTCCTTGGCTGACCTCGACCAATTCCTCGTACGGGTACCTGCTTTGCGGATACTTGTACAACGCCTTCATGTAGCTGTGCGTCGGTGTGCTATCCAGATAGTAATAGCATTCCTTGACGTCTTCACCGTGGTTCCCCTCGGGGCCCGTCACGCCGAACAGACGTTCTTTCAGGATCGGGTCGCGTCCGTTCCACAATCCGACACTGAAGCACAGTCGGCTTTGGCGATCGCAAACGCCTAGCAGGCCATCTTCGCCCCACCGATACGCTCGACTGCGAGCATGGTCGTGGGGGAAATAGCTCCACGTGGCATCGCCGCCCTCGCTGTAGTCCTCCCGGACAGTTCCCCACTGGCGTTCCGAAAGGTACGGTCCCCATCGCTGCCAATTGACTTGGCGGCGGTTACTTTCAAGCAGACGAAGTTCTTCGGAAGACATACGCGGACAAGTGCGGGTGGCAGGTGATAAGGAACCAAGCGGTCGTGGCCTACAGCCGACACGTTGTTCACGATCTGGTCAACCATTGTAAGCAACCATCGCCGCAGCGAAGTGCGTCTGCCGGTGTGCAATCGGCGATCCCAGGCGATACGTTGGCCGCATTTCAAGTTTCAACATGAGCCGTTTGGGCGATCGCCCCGGTTGTCTGTGCGCCGGAAACCGAGGCTATCGCCTAGCGGCTCATGAGATCGGCGGGGCGATGGGCGATGGGCGAATGCCGGATCGGCGTCGCTTCGCTCCTTGATCCGGCCTACTTTGATTGCGTCTCGAAAACGCAATCGGCAGACCCCGCAGCGTACCGCTGCGGGATCGTGCAATCATGGCGTCACACCTAGCCGAATTAGGCTTCGTCAAGCAGGTCGACGGCGGCGAAAGCTTGGCCTTCTAGCATTGCCAAACTGGCTCCGCCACCGGTGCTGACGTGGCTGACCTGGTCGGCAAAGCCCAGTTGATCCACGGCTGCGGCACTGTCGCCACCACCGATGATGCTGATCGAATCGCTGTCCGCGACGGCTTGGGCAACTGCTTTGGTGCCGGCGTCCATCGGTGGCTTTTCGAACACGCCCATTGGCCCGTTCCAAACGATCGTTTTGGCTTTCTTGATCACTTCGGCGTACAGCTTTGCCGTTTCAGGACCGATGTCCAAACCTTCCATGCCGTCGGGAATCTGGCCGGCCGGAACGACCTTCTTGTTGCATCCCGCGATGTTTCCAAAATCATCGCCACAGTGGGTGTCGACGGGCAACATCAGCTTGTCGCCGCCCTTTTCGATCAGTTCCTTGGCCAATTCGACTTTATCTTTCTCGACCAGGCTATCGCCAATCTTGCCGCCTTGCGCCAAGGAGAACGTGTAGGCCATCGCGCCGCCGATCAAGACGGTGTCACAGATCCCAAGCAGGTTGTTGATGACGTTGATCTTGTCGCTGACCTTGGCACCGCCCAAGATGGCCACGAACGGACGACCGGGTTTGCTGATCGCGTCGCTGAGGTATTGGATTTCACGAGCGACCAAGTGGCCGACCACGCGTGGCTTGCCAGCCATCGCTTCGGGGACGGCAACCATCGATGCATCACTGCGATGGCAGGTGCCGAATGCGTCGTTGCAGTAGATGTCGGCCATCGCGGCCAACTTGCCAGCGAATTCAGCGCAGCCCTTCTTTTCGCCGGAATTGAAACGTAGGTTTTCCAGCACGACGACGCCACCGTCTTGCAACGCAGCCACTTTGGCCTTGGCATCGTCTTCGACCGTGTCGGATGCCATCGCGACCGGTTTGCCCAACAGTTCCGAGAGCGCCTTGGCGGCTGGTGCCAAGCTGAATTTGGATTCGAATCCGGTGCCGGCCGGTCGACCCAGGTGGCTGATCAAAATCAATTGACCACCACGGTCGACGACACTCTTGATGCTCGGCAACGCCATGCGAACGCGGCGATCATCGGTCACGTTCTGGTTTTCGTCCAAAGGCACGTTGAAGTCGACTCGCATCAGCACTTTTTTGCCGGCGACATCCACTTGGTCGATCGTTTTCTTAGCCATCGTTTGTTTCGTTCGTTTGAAGGAGAATCGAATGTGATCGGTAAATTCAGGAATCGTTGTTTCAGCAACTTGGTTGGATGACGCAAAACGATCTGGATCAGATCGAAAGGAGACGTCATCTGGCCGCAAAGGCCCCGTATCCACGGCCCCGTATCCGAGGACCCGCATCCACGGCAACGTATCCGCGGCAACGCCAACGGGGTGGATCAAGCGTTTCGGGAAAAGATATTTTGTCACCGAACCAGCCCCTTTGGGGGTGGTGTCCATCGGTGTGAAACCCCGTCGGGGCTGCACCCGGTGTGGCTGCACAACATTTTCCTGAACCGCAGGTTTTCGTCCGTTGCATGGTCTCTGACCCGCGATTATCGGGAATCCGGCATCAGTGTCGAGTACGCCACGAGATGTCCCGTTCTGGGCGGCCACCCTTTTCCTCAACTCGACAACCCCGACCAGCCGAAAAACCCTCACAGGCCTTTCGTTCGGCACTTCGCTGACGAAGGTACGTTTCCAAGTCCCTGCGGAATCGCGGTTTCTGAGTTTTCAGACATCGCACTCCCGCTGGCGAACGATTGATTGGTGGATCAATTGGGCATGGACACGAATGACTCGGGGGAGACATCGGTGGCCGGGGGATCGATCCATACGATCGCACACGGAAGGTGGTTTTGCGCAATCGCATTGGCGATGTGCTTGACGACATCGCCGAATGTTGCGAACGCAGAGGGCGGCCTATTTGGCCACTCCAGTAACGACGCAGATACCAGCAGCAAGCAGCGGAAAGCCGCGATCGCTTCGTTGCCGATGCAGCGGCTGACTCAATCGGCACAGGCACGCATCATGTCGATCGTCGATTCGCCGACGATCTATCGTCGTTTGCCGCCTCAGGCAATCGACTGTGACCAAAACATGTTCTTGTTCCTAAGCCGGAATCCCGAGGTCCTAGTCGGTATGTGGGACCTGATGGGAATCACCAACGTCCAGATCCGACGGACCGGGCCGTACCAGCTAGAAGCGATCGACGGCAGCGGCACAACCTGTCAGATCGATCTGGTCTACGGGGACCCGCACATGCACATCTTCGTCGCCTCGGGTAGCTACGACGGAAAGATGGTCGCCAAATCGGTTGATGGCAAAGGCGTCTTCATTCTGTCCAGCCGCTATTCACAAGCCAACGAAGGTCGCACCACCGTGACCGGCACGATCGACTGTTTTCTACAACTGGAAAGCTTGGGTGCCGACCTGATCGCCCGGACGCTTAGCGGTTTGATCGGGCGATCGGCTGATGTCAACTTTGCGGAAACCGCCCGCTTCATCGCGCAGGTGTCTCAGGCTTCGGAAAAGAACCCGCGATCGATGCTGGATGTCGCTTCGCGTCTGCCACAAGTGGACGAACAGACGCGGCGTGATTTCGCAGGCCAAATCGCCGATGTTGCACGCGGTGCAGCGGATCGGGACCAGCGTGTCGCTCGAGTCCCGCAGTGACGTTACTTTTGACGTCCGACGCCGCCGGCTAAGAACTTCTGCATCGCGGCCGGTAACTTAGATTCCAGGGTCATCGGTTTGCCGGATACCGGATGTTCAAACCCCAGCGTCATCGCGTGCAGGGCAATTCGTTTGCGAATCCAACGGGCGTGCATCGATTGATCGGTTTTGTACCGCGGGTCGCCCAGGACCGGATGTCCGGCGTGGGCAAACTGGACGCGGATCTGGTTCCGTTTGCCGGTATCTAGCGTGACCTCGACGTGCGTGGTGTCTTCCATCCGACGGATCACCTTGTAATGGGTCACCGCACGTTCGGCGTTCTTCGATGGGCCAGTGACGTAGCGATCCAGGTTGTTGCCGGTTGCCAGGTGTGAGTCGAAAGTTCCCGCGTCGTCGGTCATGACGCCTGCGACAATGGCGGCATAGACGCGATTCGGTTTGCGGTGTTTGAACTGTTCGATCAGCTTATCCGCGACCTCTTGGTTCTTGCCCATCACCAACAATCCGCTGACTTCGCGATCCAGCCGGTGGATTACAAAGGCTTGGCGGCGACGTTTGGAATGCGACAAGTACAACGTCACCCGGTCGACCAGCGTGTTGGATTCGTGGTGGTCGGTGGGCACGGTGAGGGTGCCGGCGGCTTTATCGACAACGATCAGCGCGTCGTCTTCGTGAACGATCGTGAAGGTACGGTCGGCCCAGCGGATTTTCTTCTTCTCGCGATAGCGTTGGTTGGCGTCGTATCGAATGCTAACCTGGTCGCCCTCGGCCACCGGTTCGCCGCCGTCATTGACCGACGCTCCGTTGATGGTGACACATCCGTGGTCGATCAAACCGCGAACCTGACTGTGCGATATCTGAGTCAGTTCTCGCACGATCGCGTCGACCCGCCCGGCTTGTTCCGGCAAAATGGTGGTCTCGGCTGTGGTTAGCGGCATCGCGTTGGGCTCCTGGGGACCTGAAAACGTGGCATTCTAGCGACTTGCGCCGCATCATCGTCAGTCCCCAACGCCGCGGTGGATGGCGAAACATTGCGGGGGGCTTGGAAGTCCCCGTTCGCTGCCTGCCGGATTCGACGCGATGGCATCGTGTTTTGCCGTCGCGTCGCGGCTGGAAATTTGAATCGAGTTAGGATTCGTCGTCATGAATCGTCGTGCAACAGCGGAATACGCGCCCTTTGCGTCAGTCTGCGGCATAGTGGCGTTTTGACACGCAAAATCGTTCGTTCGCCAGTCTCGTCGATCCGTTATTATCGACCATGTTCTGCGCAGGTCTGGACGGATGGGGGGGACCCCGTTTTGTGCGGCCCAGCAGGGCACCGAACTTTTCGATTGCGGGCACAGGGGTTGCCCAGCCGGCAATCTTTCGCTCACCAACCTGGGAGGTTTCTTCGGAATCAGTTCGCCAGCCGTTGCCCCAAGAAGCGCCGAGCCGAGTTTCGCGAACTTGGCCGGTGGTTCCTCCGGCACGTCGGTGGATCGGTTGTAGGTTTCATTCGTCAGCTTCGGTGTCGTGCATTCAAGCACGTCGCGGAGTCGCCAGACAAATCCCACTACCTTGAATCCACCGCCATTGCTCGATTCGCTTGTTGGTCCATTGATCGGACGACTCGCAAGTCACCAAGCAAAGCAATGGCTGGTTCTAATATCGGAGAAGCCTGCAAGATGCTAATGCGCCAGCCGTGTCCTACCCTTCAGTTTGCTTACGCACCACCCTTCGGTGCGACACTGCAGGATACCGGAGTCCAATTTTCGGTTTTCAGCCGTTCGGCCACAGCGATGCGACTGCTGCTGTACAACAAGGTCGGTGACCGAGAACCTTCCGAAATCCTAGAATTTGATCGAGATACTGACCGTTGGGGTGATGTCTGGAGCATGCATGTTCCAGCGATCGCTGCGGGCCAGTTGTATCACTTCCAAGCTTGTGGCCCCTGGGCGCCCGAACGTGGTCAACGATTTGATTCCACCGCTCGATTGATCGACCCCTACGCACAGGCTCTGGCCGGCGAATTTCAAAAGGGCAGCGACGGTGTCGTCCGTCCGCCCAAATGCGTGGTCGTCGACAGCGATTTTGACTGGGAAGGTGACCGACACGTTCGGCACGACATCAGCGAGTCGGTGATCTATGAAATGCACGTCAAGGGTTTCACCAAGAGCAAGACTGCCAAGGTCAAGTGCCCCGGTACCTACTTGGGCGTGATCGAAAAGATCCCGTACTTGCAAGAACTAGGCGTCACCGCCGTCGAACTGATGCCGGTCAACGAGTTCCCGATCAAGGACATCAACGGCAACAAAATGGATCGTTCCAACTATTGGGGATACGATCCGATGGCGTTCTTCTCGCCGCACCGCGGCTACGCACACGACAAGACGCCTGGTGCGCAGGTTCGTGAATTCAAGGAAATGGTCAAGGCACTTCACAAGGCTGGCATCGAAGTCATCCTGGACGTCGTCTTCAACCACACCTGCGAAGGCAACGAAAAGGGCCCAACGCTTTCGTTCAAGGGACTGGAAAATTCAGTCTATTACATCCTGTCCGAAGGTCAGCACTTCTGTAACTACAGCGGTTGTGGAAACACGCTGAACGGAAACCATCCGGTCGTGCGTGAAATGATCTTTCATTGCCTGCGTCACTGGGTTCACAACTACCACATCGACGGGTTCCGTTTCGATCTGGCTAGTATCCTGAGCCGCGACACCAAGGGGAACTTGATCCCGAACCCACCGATGGTGGAACTGATTGCCGAAGATCCATTGTTGGCCGATACCAAGATCATTGCCGAAGCATGGGACGCCGCTGGTGCCTATCAAGTGGGGTCGTTCGGCGGTGCACGTTGGGCCGAATGGAACGGTCGCTATCGTGATGATGCTCGCGGATTTTGGCGTGGCGATGGCGGTACCCTCGGTGCAATGGCAACCCGTTTGGCCGGCAGCAGCGATTTGTACGAACATGATGGTCGACCGCCGCACTGCAGCATCAACCTGATCACCACCCACGACGGGTTCACCATGAACGACCTTGTTTCGTACAAGGAAAAGCACAACATGGCCAATGGTGAAAACGGTTGCGATGGTGACAACCACAACATCAGCGACAACTATGGCGTCGAAGGCCCGACCCGCAAGAAAGCGATCACCGTTACCCGCGATCGCCAGATCCGGAACATGCTAAGCACCCTGTTGCTAAGCCAAGGTGTGCCGATGATTGTCAGCGGTGATGAAGTTCGTCGTACGCAGAAAGGCAATAACAACGCCTACTGCCAAGATAACGACATCAGTTGGTTCGATTGGCGTCTGGTCAAAAAACACGACGATGTTTTCCGTTTCGTGAAAAACCTGATCAAGTTCCGACGCGAACAGCCCACTGTACGGCGTAAAAACTACCTGACCGGGCAACCGGTTGACGGTCGCATGATCCCCGACGTTTCTTGGTATGCCCCCAGCGGACATCACCTGGAATGGAGCCAGTCGGAACTGGCGATGGTCGCCTACATCGCCGCCCCTAGCCGGGTGGATGATCCCGAAGGTCTGGGCCGTGACATCGTGATGATGTTCAACAGCACTGGCCAAGAACGAACGTTCAAGATGCCAGAGATCGGGTGGGGAACCAACTGGAACCTGTTCATTGACACCGCTGCGGAATCTCCCGGCGACATCTATCCGGATGTCGATGGCCCGATGCCCGCCGCAGGCCATTCGATCGTGATGCCCTGCCATTCGATGAAGGTCATGGTCAGCCAACAGTAGTTGGCAATGAAGCGTTTTAAGGCCGGCGGCGGAACACTTCGCCGCTGGCCCACTTTCGTGGGGGGGACACCCTTCCGACCATCGCAAGAAAATCCGTCGTTGATATACTTGAAGTCTTCCAATAGTCCCCCAAACGAATCTTCAACCAAGAGACCACGATGAGTCGACTTTCCGTATTGCTTGGCGCCAGCCTTTTCTCGCTGTGTGTTTTGGCTGGATGCGGTGGTTCTGCAGAGAACACCAACATCGCAGAAAACGCTGACCAAGCTGCGATGGACGCTTATGAGGCTGCCGTTGCCCAAGAGAGCGCCGGAATGGACAGCACGCCTGCAGCAAAGTAGTACGAAACGTCCTGCCTTCTAAGAATCGACCTCGGGTGACACGCTCGAGGTTTTTTTATGCGCTGATCGGGTAATGATTGGCGAACATGGCAATCGCGATGAATTACCGCGTAGCGGAAGTCGCCAAAGGGCTGTCAATTTCATAAGCCGTTAGGCGATAGCCTCGGTTATGTCTCACATAGCAACCGACGGAAAACAACTTCAAAATCGAATCCCGCAGTCGTATTGCGGGGGTTTGATAGGGCGCATGAAAAACCCCGGACTCGGTTGAGTCCGGGGTTGG
Protein-coding regions in this window:
- a CDS encoding MGH1-like glycoside hydrolase domain-containing protein encodes the protein MSSEELRLLESNRRQVNWQRWGPYLSERQWGTVREDYSEGGDATWSYFPHDHARSRAYRWGEDGLLGVCDRQSRLCFSVGLWNGRDPILKERLFGVTGPEGNHGEDVKECYYYLDSTPTHSYMKALYKYPQSRYPYEELVEVSQGRNRHEPEYELLDSPAFDDSRYFDVMAEYAKAGPDDLLIRLTVTNRGPQPAVMHVMPQWFFRNTWTWHCTDEGCTTRPTMRLVDNVVQTNHESLGQVWCTCEQTGQAGTSGAWTWLFTDNETNTRRHPGLPSESEFFKDGLNDYIVAGDTKAVNPNQRGTKCGAYGLLMVGAGESVTVRLRMTHVDEPLIADKAGKDSKRYSELAFDDSFDQTFEKRIEEADEFYSTVIDDAISAERKAIMRQAYAGLLWTKQFYHYVVSTWLDGDPNGAPANPARKQGRNSDWRHLFNRDVISMPDKWEYPWYAAWDLAFHMVPFAKLDPHFAKEQMILFLREWYMHPSGQIPAYEWQLGDVNPPVHAWGVWEIYKATGAPLQRDRAFLARAFQKLLINFTWWVNQKDPRGKNIFAGGFLGLDNIGVFDRSKPLPKGHLEQADGTSWMAFYCGSMLRIAMELAEDHQAYGDMASKFFEHYVAIAEAMNSMDGTGLWDETDGFYYDHLYVDGESIPIRVRSLVGLLPLLTGVVLEEKIIDKLPGFKRRMKWFLENRGELSEHMTYMKLECPDDSDASKRLLAIPSEERFRKLITVMLDEEEFLSPFGIRSMSAAHRDEPFVFEFGGEHHEVFYVAGESDSGMFGGNSNWRGPIWFPTNFLLIQSLKRYYGYYGDDFQVECPTGSGNLMTLKEVAYELEGRLISLFEVDSEGFRPSHGSDEQYQKDPAWKDLVLFYEYFHADSGKGLGASHQTGWTALVASLIRSQASNDA
- the uvrA gene encoding excinuclease ABC subunit UvrA translates to MSSDLISVRGCRVHNLQNIDIDVPRGQLVAICGLSGSGKTSLALDTLYAEGQRCYIESFSAYTRQFLQRLDKPNCDSIEGIPPAIAVTRSGGSKTNRSTVGTSTEIADHLRLLFAKAATLYCPGCGQIVTRDDPAEVAETLAALDDSCRSMIAFAVWLPDRKSAAEILLGLQQDGYLRLIVGESSYHLSDDDRSRLAKKIRAAGTQALVIVDRVTGSDTVERLTESMETAMSEGHGRAVLLSSGGESDGDCEPDGQRSVTIDGRQWSQRTVSRDRRCDRCDIDFPDPVPRLFNFNNPLGACPTCEGFGDVVDVDMDLVVPDRSLSLAEGAIAPWNTPSYEHEKHELLELAADYDIPVDVPFSKLKKKHLRLITAGVPDRNFGGLDGFFAWLDRKKYKMHIRIFASRFRSYRTCPTCAGKRFKPEALAYRVGDQNIADVLAMQADELVGHLTSLELGTREAEIASEPIRQISDRIGYLQDVGLGYLRLDRTLRTLSGGETQRVALTSALGSSLVNMLYVLDEPTAGLHPADVERLSHAIVGLRDRGNSVIVVEHDETMIRLADQVIEIGPGAGIGGGTVTFQGTSEEMLADPDSLTGQFLTGRRGWTLRGHQPRTPRGHITLTGARGHNLQNIRVEIPLEVLAMVTGVSGSGKSSLVQDTLYGAIRNQKLGESTKPLPFDSIGGLSMIDDCVMVDQSPISRSARSAPVTYVKAFDPIRKAFADTVDARTRNYSAGHFSFNSAKGQCEHCEGAGVLEIDMQFLADVSMRCPTCRGTRYRDEILQVRYRDRTIDDVLQMSVRQAHSFFRGDAKVQDRLSRMLDVGLDYIKLGQPATTLSSGEGQRLKLAAFLASAKRRRTLFIMDEPTTGLHFADIVRLVDCFDALIDDGHSLLLVEHNSLLMQAADHIIDLGPGAADDGGQVVATGTPAEVAKVRRSVTGQILSKLVQ
- a CDS encoding phosphoglycerate kinase yields the protein MAKKTIDQVDVAGKKVLMRVDFNVPLDENQNVTDDRRVRMALPSIKSVVDRGGQLILISHLGRPAGTGFESKFSLAPAAKALSELLGKPVAMASDTVEDDAKAKVAALQDGGVVVLENLRFNSGEKKGCAEFAGKLAAMADIYCNDAFGTCHRSDASMVAVPEAMAGKPRVVGHLVAREIQYLSDAISKPGRPFVAILGGAKVSDKINVINNLLGICDTVLIGGAMAYTFSLAQGGKIGDSLVEKDKVELAKELIEKGGDKLMLPVDTHCGDDFGNIAGCNKKVVPAGQIPDGMEGLDIGPETAKLYAEVIKKAKTIVWNGPMGVFEKPPMDAGTKAVAQAVADSDSISIIGGGDSAAAVDQLGFADQVSHVSTGGGASLAMLEGQAFAAVDLLDEA
- a CDS encoding RluA family pseudouridine synthase, producing the protein MPLTTAETTILPEQAGRVDAIVRELTQISHSQVRGLIDHGCVTINGASVNDGGEPVAEGDQVSIRYDANQRYREKKKIRWADRTFTIVHEDDALIVVDKAAGTLTVPTDHHESNTLVDRVTLYLSHSKRRRQAFVIHRLDREVSGLLVMGKNQEVADKLIEQFKHRKPNRVYAAIVAGVMTDDAGTFDSHLATGNNLDRYVTGPSKNAERAVTHYKVIRRMEDTTHVEVTLDTGKRNQIRVQFAHAGHPVLGDPRYKTDQSMHARWIRKRIALHAMTLGFEHPVSGKPMTLESKLPAAMQKFLAGGVGRQK
- the glgX gene encoding glycogen debranching protein GlgX; its protein translation is MLMRQPCPTLQFAYAPPFGATLQDTGVQFSVFSRSATAMRLLLYNKVGDREPSEILEFDRDTDRWGDVWSMHVPAIAAGQLYHFQACGPWAPERGQRFDSTARLIDPYAQALAGEFQKGSDGVVRPPKCVVVDSDFDWEGDRHVRHDISESVIYEMHVKGFTKSKTAKVKCPGTYLGVIEKIPYLQELGVTAVELMPVNEFPIKDINGNKMDRSNYWGYDPMAFFSPHRGYAHDKTPGAQVREFKEMVKALHKAGIEVILDVVFNHTCEGNEKGPTLSFKGLENSVYYILSEGQHFCNYSGCGNTLNGNHPVVREMIFHCLRHWVHNYHIDGFRFDLASILSRDTKGNLIPNPPMVELIAEDPLLADTKIIAEAWDAAGAYQVGSFGGARWAEWNGRYRDDARGFWRGDGGTLGAMATRLAGSSDLYEHDGRPPHCSINLITTHDGFTMNDLVSYKEKHNMANGENGCDGDNHNISDNYGVEGPTRKKAITVTRDRQIRNMLSTLLLSQGVPMIVSGDEVRRTQKGNNNAYCQDNDISWFDWRLVKKHDDVFRFVKNLIKFRREQPTVRRKNYLTGQPVDGRMIPDVSWYAPSGHHLEWSQSELAMVAYIAAPSRVDDPEGLGRDIVMMFNSTGQERTFKMPEIGWGTNWNLFIDTAAESPGDIYPDVDGPMPAAGHSIVMPCHSMKVMVSQQ